In one Nocardia tengchongensis genomic region, the following are encoded:
- a CDS encoding MMPL family transporter has protein sequence MSKVAAFLSGRRTRWVVVGFWLIVVAALLPFQKLTDVESNEASAWLPKNAESVSVLHRAAALLPNETVPGVVVYDRGGQALSDADLAKVNADAAAFRSVENVTGEISPPVRSGDGQAIQLVVNLHVPQDGWAGLGKSVDRMIELAKHDDQGLSVHVTGAGGYAADSGKVFTQGGSLMLITLLIVIVILLAAYRSPVLVLRPLFAAGVALVVAQGVVYLLAKHAGLTVNAQSSFILTVLVFGAATDYALLLIARYRQELRRRENPNAAMAEAWYRSAEAILASAATVTVSMLVLLFAHLGSTQGLGPVCAVGILSSVLVMTTLLPARLVRGPWMWTLWRKTNGRWVFWPAMPEYGSVDPTESGLWAKIGDWVAVRPRRVWIAATLVLVALALGITGLRANGVPDRHSLTKTTQAMVGADVLDQHFVAGAGDPVYILTRADAADQVRAAVATVNGVIVPATPPLVKDGTAMIAVTLTDSPDSAAAIATVGEMRDVVHRIPGAEAEVGGSTAVKKDMEDAAARDSRVLVPVILLVVFLILALLLRAIVAPLLLIATVVVSFAATMGISALVFNHVFHFAGADASFPLMAFTFLVALGVDYNIFLVTRIREETERHGTRRGALIGLSATGGVITSAGLVLAGTFAALGSIPMTFAAELGFTVALGVLIDTFIVRSVVVTALALDFDRYLWWPSKLFRSGPSATEPELADRDEQVAPQPSVV, from the coding sequence ATGTCCAAGGTGGCGGCCTTCCTGAGCGGCCGGCGGACGAGGTGGGTGGTGGTGGGCTTCTGGCTCATCGTCGTCGCGGCGCTCTTACCGTTTCAGAAACTGACCGATGTCGAGTCGAACGAGGCGTCGGCGTGGCTGCCCAAGAACGCCGAATCGGTGAGCGTGCTGCATCGCGCCGCGGCGCTACTGCCGAACGAGACGGTGCCCGGCGTCGTGGTGTACGACCGTGGCGGACAGGCTCTTTCCGACGCCGACCTCGCCAAGGTGAACGCCGACGCGGCAGCGTTCCGCAGCGTGGAGAACGTGACCGGCGAGATCTCGCCGCCGGTGCGTTCCGGCGACGGCCAGGCGATCCAGCTCGTGGTGAATCTTCATGTGCCGCAGGACGGCTGGGCCGGTCTCGGGAAGAGCGTCGATCGAATGATCGAGCTGGCGAAACACGACGATCAGGGATTGTCGGTGCATGTCACCGGTGCGGGTGGCTATGCGGCGGACTCGGGCAAGGTGTTCACGCAGGGCGGCAGCCTCATGCTGATCACCCTGCTGATCGTGATCGTGATTCTGCTGGCGGCATACCGCAGTCCGGTCCTGGTGCTGCGGCCGCTGTTCGCGGCCGGTGTCGCCCTCGTTGTCGCCCAAGGTGTCGTCTATCTGCTGGCGAAGCACGCGGGCCTGACCGTCAACGCCCAGAGCAGTTTCATCCTCACGGTTCTCGTGTTCGGCGCGGCCACCGACTACGCGTTGCTGCTGATCGCTCGCTACCGGCAGGAGCTGCGTCGACGGGAGAACCCGAACGCGGCGATGGCGGAAGCCTGGTACCGCTCGGCCGAGGCCATCCTGGCCAGCGCGGCGACCGTGACCGTGAGCATGCTGGTGCTGTTGTTCGCGCACCTAGGTTCCACGCAGGGCCTCGGGCCCGTGTGCGCGGTCGGCATCCTCAGCTCGGTGCTGGTGATGACCACCTTGCTGCCGGCCCGGCTGGTGCGCGGTCCGTGGATGTGGACGCTGTGGCGAAAGACCAACGGCCGCTGGGTGTTCTGGCCCGCCATGCCCGAGTACGGCAGCGTCGATCCCACCGAGAGCGGGCTGTGGGCCAAGATCGGCGACTGGGTCGCGGTGCGACCGCGGCGCGTGTGGATCGCGGCGACGCTGGTGCTGGTGGCTCTCGCCCTGGGCATTACCGGGCTGCGCGCGAACGGTGTCCCCGACCGGCACAGCCTCACCAAGACCACCCAGGCGATGGTGGGCGCCGACGTGCTGGACCAGCATTTCGTCGCCGGCGCGGGCGATCCGGTCTACATCCTGACCAGGGCCGACGCGGCCGACCAGGTGCGGGCCGCAGTGGCGACCGTCAACGGTGTGATCGTGCCCGCGACACCGCCTTTGGTGAAGGACGGCACCGCGATGATCGCCGTCACCCTCACCGACAGCCCGGACAGTGCCGCCGCGATCGCGACCGTCGGCGAGATGCGCGACGTCGTCCATCGAATTCCGGGCGCCGAGGCCGAAGTCGGTGGCAGTACGGCGGTGAAGAAGGACATGGAGGATGCCGCCGCGCGCGATTCCCGGGTACTGGTGCCGGTGATCCTGCTCGTGGTGTTCCTCATCCTCGCGCTGCTGCTGCGGGCGATCGTGGCGCCGCTGCTGTTGATCGCCACGGTCGTGGTGTCGTTCGCGGCGACCATGGGCATCAGCGCGCTGGTCTTCAACCACGTCTTCCACTTCGCCGGCGCGGACGCCTCGTTCCCGCTCATGGCTTTCACGTTCCTGGTGGCGCTCGGGGTCGACTACAACATCTTCCTCGTCACGCGGATCCGGGAGGAGACGGAGCGGCACGGCACCCGGCGCGGCGCCCTGATCGGGCTGTCGGCGACCGGTGGGGTGATCACCTCGGCCGGGCTCGTGCTCGCGGGCACCTTCGCGGCGCTGGGATCGATCCCGATGACCTTCGCGGCGGAGCTCGGATTCACCGTCGCGCTGGGCGTGCTGATCGACACCTTCATCGTGCGGTCGGTCGTGGTGACCGCACTCGCCCTCGATTTCGATCGCTACCTGTGGTGGCCCAGCAAGCTCTTCCGGTCCGGTCCCTCCGCGACCGAACCGGAGCTGGCCGACCGCGACGAGCAGGTCGCGCCGCAGCCCAGCGTCGTCTGA